A window of the Gossypium hirsutum isolate 1008001.06 chromosome A05, Gossypium_hirsutum_v2.1, whole genome shotgun sequence genome harbors these coding sequences:
- the LOC107960992 gene encoding uncharacterized protein, which produces MDDDVVVIREHQDYLSNMISALVAKKLVWKGCEAFLTYISVSTSEDSLIEDIKTMRDFLDPYLDQFVVVFIEDILFYSKAKDEHDEHLRVVLQILREKQLYAKLSKCEFWLRKVTFLGHVVSAEGICIDPQKIEAAPVLIQPKSGKKFVVYSDASHVGLGCVLMQDGKHRWIALLKDYDCMIEYHPRKANMVVNALSRRAMSILRVMFVLLSLFNEGTLLLSCKLSRLGLSRYGISN; this is translated from the exons ATGGATGATGACGTGGTTGTGATCAGAGAGCATCAGGATTATTTGTCTAATATGATATCTGCACTTGTGGCTAAGAAATTGGTTTGGAAAGGGTGTGAGGCGTTCTTGACCTACATCAGTGTTTCTACTTCTGAGGACTCTTTAATTGAGGATATCAAAACTATGAGGGATtttttggat CCTTATCTGGATCAATTCGTTGTGGTATTCATCGAGGACATTCTGTTTTACTCTAAGGCTaaagatgagcatgatgagcatcttagagtagtgcttcagattcTGCGTGAGAAGCAACTTTATGCTAAActaagcaagtgtgagttctggcttcgtaaagtaacatttctggggcaTGTGGTTTCTGCGGAGGGGATTTGTATTGATCCTCAAAAGATTGAGGCT gctcctgttctgatacagcctaaATCTGGAAAGAAGTTTgtagtgtacagtgatgcatcgcatGTTGGTTTGGGTTGCGTTCtaatgcaggatggtaag CATAGATGGATTGCGCTGCTCAAGGATTATGACTGcatgatagagtatcatcctcGTAAGGCTAATATGGTAGTCAATGCTCTAAGTCGTAGGGCGATGTCTATTTTGAGGGTGATGTTTGTACTCCTTAGTTTGTTCAATGAGGGGACATTGTtgctgagttgcaagttaagccgacttggactgagcagatacGGGATAAGCAATTAG
- the LOC107961485 gene encoding sufE-like protein 2, chloroplastic, whose product MTSLSIRIPFHCFFDKHYFPNTKNIHLKLPRADTIIESNKFSGKSDLTKSFVVSSKIQTPWGTTYKQGVSHKVQLLVSEFKSLTEPIDRVKRLLYYGEMLAPFDEAARLPENRVKGCTTQVWVDARIDKNGKVRFRADSDSEISKGFCSCLIWVMDGADPEEVVGVTAEELVELNVGVHGKVQSRVNTWQNVLIYMRNKTAALVEERQVHQLKPPRFSSLLFSTNEI is encoded by the coding sequence ATGACCTCCTTATCCATAAGAATTCCCTTCCATTGTTTCTTTGATAAACACTATTTCCCCAACactaaaaacattcatttaaagcTTCCCAGAGCAGATACTATTATTGAATCAAACAAATTCTCTGGTAAATCTGATTTGACCAAGTCATTCGTTGTTTCGTCAAAGATTCAAACACCTTGGGGAACTACGTATAAACAAGGAGTTTCCCACAAGGTTCAGCTTTTGGTTTCGGAGTTCAAGTCTTTAACGGAGCCAATCGATCGCGTGAAACGGCTGTTATATTACGGAGAGATGCTGGCTCCGTTTGACGAGGCGGCTCGGCTGCCGGAGAATCGAGTCAAGGGTTGCACAACCCAGGTGTGGGTCGACGCCAGGATTGACAAAAATGGGAAGGTTCGGTTTCGAGCCGACAGCGATTCCGAGATAAGTAAAGGTTTTTGTTCGTGTCTAATATGGGTGATGGACGGTGCCGACCCTGAAGAGGTTGTCGGGGTGACGGCggaggagttggtggagctgaacgTCGGAGTCCATGGGAAGGTCCAATCTAGAGTGAATACGTGGCAGAATGTGTTGATTTATATGCGAAATAAAACGGCTGCTCTGGTGGAGGAGAGACAAGTGCACCAGCTAAAGCCGCCGCGATTTTCCTCATTGCTTTTTAGCACTAATGAAATTTAG